In Bacillus sp. 2205SS5-2, one DNA window encodes the following:
- a CDS encoding DUF6612 family protein yields the protein MGKFSKSILVAALTLSLGACSATATPTEKVENESKLTLVEVFNKTKEAETSLESLHMDMTANQAMTNSMTNEVVTMETSSKADMVMEPLSGKITSIMNLSGAEDIPAEFSGFETEMYITENGIYMKESVQNQWSKFPAEFMDQFESMMMKDSLPKNQMEQLEPYLDSFTFEQDESSYILTLDLEGEKANEMLEQGLNVLPDELQGQAADMQENISIEAIKMVVLINKETFFTTQMDTETKMIMSIDGEEMMMDSSVKMTVKDHNNISEIIVPAEVVEQAVEMEF from the coding sequence ATGGGGAAATTTTCAAAATCAATACTTGTCGCAGCACTAACTTTGTCATTAGGTGCGTGCTCTGCCACGGCAACACCGACTGAAAAGGTGGAAAACGAGAGTAAATTAACACTTGTCGAAGTGTTTAATAAAACAAAGGAAGCGGAAACATCACTTGAAAGCTTGCATATGGATATGACAGCTAATCAAGCGATGACGAACTCAATGACCAATGAGGTTGTGACTATGGAAACCTCTTCAAAAGCGGATATGGTCATGGAGCCACTTTCAGGCAAAATTACGTCGATTATGAACTTATCAGGTGCAGAGGATATACCAGCAGAGTTCTCAGGATTTGAAACTGAAATGTATATTACTGAAAACGGCATATACATGAAAGAAAGCGTTCAAAACCAGTGGAGTAAGTTTCCAGCAGAGTTTATGGATCAATTCGAATCGATGATGATGAAGGATTCCTTGCCAAAAAATCAAATGGAACAATTAGAACCGTACTTAGATTCCTTTACATTCGAACAAGATGAATCGTCTTATATTCTTACATTGGATCTAGAAGGGGAAAAGGCGAATGAAATGCTTGAGCAGGGACTAAACGTTTTACCAGATGAATTGCAAGGACAAGCAGCAGACATGCAAGAGAATATATCAATAGAAGCCATCAAGATGGTCGTGTTAATAAATAAAGAAACATTCTTCACTACACAGATGGATACAGAGACAAAAATGATTATGTCGATTGATGGGGAAGAGATGATGATGGATTCTTCAGTGAAAATGACCGTCAAAGATCATAACAACATTTCAGAAATTATCGTCCCAGCAGAGGTAGTAGAACAAGCTGTTGAAATGGAATTTTAG
- a CDS encoding serine/threonine protein kinase, whose amino-acid sequence MRNKWEGATSSLSQIAVSSNLNNEPVTITGVLDDLKCIGVGTDAAVFQSLYAPEYAFKLFAKDKVMKIKAEEKVYQLLGHSPYFSTCFASSHNYLVLSYEEGITLFDCLLRGINIPEQVIRDVEEAREYVQEKGLNPRDIHLKNILLQDGRAKIVDVSEYVNPGNDFRWEHLKKAYEDHYSVIEGKSIPFWLVEAIRRRYNLWNQHFSSFDDFMKVVLKMTMFKK is encoded by the coding sequence ATGAGGAATAAATGGGAAGGAGCGACTTCTTCACTTTCTCAAATAGCGGTTTCTTCAAATCTCAATAATGAACCGGTCACCATAACTGGTGTTCTAGACGATCTAAAATGTATAGGTGTAGGGACGGATGCAGCCGTGTTTCAATCTCTTTATGCTCCAGAGTATGCATTTAAATTATTTGCAAAAGATAAAGTTATGAAAATTAAAGCGGAAGAAAAGGTCTATCAGTTGTTAGGTCATTCCCCGTATTTCTCAACCTGCTTCGCTTCCAGCCATAATTATCTCGTATTAAGCTACGAGGAAGGGATAACGCTTTTTGATTGCTTACTCCGGGGCATTAATATACCAGAACAAGTGATTCGTGACGTTGAGGAGGCCAGAGAGTATGTTCAAGAAAAGGGGCTTAATCCTCGTGATATTCACTTGAAAAATATTCTTTTACAAGATGGTCGAGCCAAAATTGTTGATGTTTCAGAATATGTGAATCCTGGAAATGATTTTCGCTGGGAGCATTTAAAGAAAGCGTACGAAGACCACTATTCCGTTATTGAAGGGAAGTCGATACCGTTTTGGTTAGTGGAAGCGATCCGTAGGCGTTATAACCTGTGGAATCAACATTTTTCTTCCTTTGATGACTTTATGAAAGTGGTATTGAAGATGACCATGTTTAAAAAATAG
- a CDS encoding PadR family transcriptional regulator has protein sequence MESEKIEKKYIPMTETAFYILLSLSKPRHGYGIVKHVEEISDARLRLGSGTVYGTLTKMQKDGVITVFADEERKTVYEVTELGKRIILAEIKRINELHQNAITYQEDFR, from the coding sequence ATGGAAAGTGAAAAGATTGAAAAAAAGTATATCCCAATGACTGAAACGGCCTTTTACATATTACTATCATTATCGAAGCCACGTCATGGCTACGGGATTGTGAAGCATGTAGAAGAAATATCGGACGCTCGACTTCGATTAGGATCAGGCACGGTCTATGGAACGCTCACAAAAATGCAGAAAGACGGTGTCATTACGGTCTTTGCAGACGAAGAGCGAAAAACAGTCTACGAAGTGACAGAATTAGGAAAAAGAATAATATTAGCAGAGATTAAGAGAATAAACGAGCTACATCAAAATGCGATTACATACCAGGAGGACTTCAGATGA